The DNA segment CAAGTGAATCCTGCATTTGAAAGCTTAACAGAATTCTCAGAGGAAGAGTCTTTGCAATTGAAACTCCAATTTCTTTTTCCAATCGAAGATATGAATAAAATATTTCACCATTTTCATAAAGCTTCTTTCGGCGAATTTCAAAATTTTGATTGTAGGATACAAAATAAAGCAGGAAAGCTCATTGATTTGAATGTCACACAAATTCCTATTAGTGTTAATAACCAAATAGTAGGCGTCTCTGCGGTTGCAAAAGATATAACCCATTTAAAAAGAAAAAAAGAAGAAGCTAGAAAAGTAGAAGTCATGCATCATATATTGACTGATAATGTACTCGATATCATTATTAGTACCAATTTATCGGGCGAAATTCTTTATGTTTCCCCCTCCAGTGAGCATATCCTTGGATATTCATCTGAAGAATTATACAGAAAAAATATTTTTTCATTCATACATACGGATGACGCTGTTCGTGCTTTTCAGGATCGCAAAAATGTTTTGAATGAACATATAAATGGAAGAGGCTCCTATCGTATTGCCAAAAAGAATGGAGAGTATATTTGGGTTGAAATTCTTTGCAAACCAGTTATTGACCCCGATACCCATCTTGTTTTAGAAATAGTCAGTGTCATAAGAGATATAACAGAGCAGATCAACACAAAGGAGCTCTTACTAAACTCGGAAAAATTAAGCGTTGCAGGACAGTTGGCTGCGGGGATTGCACACGAGGTTCGGAATCCACTTACTGCAATTAAAGGCTTTCTACAGCTAATGGAAAATCAATTAGATAATAAGACATACTTTACTATTATCCAATCTGAAATCGATCGGATTGAGCTCATTTTAAGCGAATTATTGGTACTAGCTAAGCCTCAAGACTTGAAATTTGAAGTAGAGAATATCATTACACTTATGGAAAACGTAAAGACCTTAATAAATACGCAAGCCATTATGAATGGAGTTCAAATAGAAACCATTTATGACAGTGATAGCTTTAGCATTCGCTGTGATAGAAACCAGTTAAAACAAGTGTTCATTAATATCTTGAAGAACTCTATCGATGCGATGCCAAAAGGTGGAGTGATTACCGTTGGAATGAAACAGCACAGTGAGGGTAAGGTCAAGATTATTTTTAAGGATACAGGGTGTGGCATGCCACAGCATATTTTAAAGAGAATTGGAGAACCCTTCTTTACAACTAAAGAAAGCGGTACAGGTTTAGGGATTATGATTTCAAAGCAAATTGTTGAAAATCATCATGGCAGTGTTCATTTTTGGAGTGATAAAAAGGGAACAATTGTTGAACTTATTCTGCCTGTAGAAAGTTAGTATGCTAAGTCGGCATCCGTTTTTCTTACTTAAGTCTTGAATTTTTTGCGAAAAAAGTAGAAAATAAGTACAAGCTTGAGACGTTCATCGTGGCATAAGGGCTTTAATGAAAAGTCTTGAGGAGAAGCCTACTAATAGGAGTGTATAAATAGATGAAACTCGAAAATTCACAAAAGGTGAATGGGGACGTAGTAGCAAACATTGAAAAGGATTTAAGGTATATTTCCGGTATTATCAAACAAAAAGGTAGAGAAATGCTGGGTAATTATAAGATTACTCCGCCCCAATTTGTTGCATTACAATGGCTCTTTGAAGACGGTGACATGACCATCGGTGAGCTTTCTAATAAAATGTATTTGGCGTGCAGTACAACCACGGATTTGGTCGATCGCATGGAGAAGAATTTGCTTGTGGAACGAGTAAAGGACCCAAGTGACCGCCGCGTGGTTAGAATTCATTTATTAGAAGAAGGAAAGCGAATTATCGATGAGGTGATTAAAAAACGTCAGGTATATCTAGAGGAAATTTTAATTGATTTCACTTCAGAAGAAATCCTTCTTCTTCAACAGAGTTTAAAGAAATTACATCAAGAAATGCGTTAAGAATGAGGCGAGAAGTTTGAAGCAACCAATAGGTGTCATTGATTCAGGTGTCGGAGGATTAACCGTTGCCAAAGAGGTAATGAGGCAGCTTCCAAATGAAAAAATCATCTATTTAGGTGATACCGCACGCTGCCCCTATGGTCCAAGGACAACCAAAGAGGTAAAGAGATTTACATGGGAGATGACCCGTTTCTTATTAGAAAAAAACATCAAAATGCTTGTTATTGCTTGTAATACAGCAACCGCTGCAGCTCTGGAAGACATTCGTAAGGAACTTTCCATTCCTGTAGTCGGAGTCATTAATCCAGGAGCACGTGCTGCAATTAAACGAACAAAGAATTATCGGGTTGGAATGATTGGTACAGAAGTAACGGTTAAGAGCGGTGCATATGAAAAGGCGTTGAAATCGCTGAATAGCCGGATTTTTGTAAAGGGACATGCGTGTCCGAAATTTGTCCCGCTTGTTGAGAGTGGGGAATATGATGGCCCGATAGCTGAAAAAATTGTGAACGAGTCGTTAAAACCCATGCTGCAGCAAAACTTAGATACGCTTATTTTAGGCTGTACGCACTATCCATTACTTGAACCACTCATTAAAAAGACGATGGGTACTGAAGTGAATGTGATTAGTTCTGGTGATGAAACGGCACGTGAAATCAGTGCCATCCTCGAATATAATGGTTTGCTAGAGACCTGTGAGGAAGAGCCTGAACATGAGTTTTACACGACTGGTTCAAGAAGGATCTTTTCGAAAATTGCTTCACAATGGCTGGGATTTCCTATTAATCCTGTTAATAAAATTAAACTCTAAT comes from the Neobacillus sp. PS2-9 genome and includes:
- a CDS encoding PAS domain S-box protein, coding for MNGSVEAIKSEKKLLLRHFLDDNLSRFETLFACNPDSIFTMDLEGHIVQVNPAFESLTEFSEEESLQLKLQFLFPIEDMNKIFHHFHKASFGEFQNFDCRIQNKAGKLIDLNVTQIPISVNNQIVGVSAVAKDITHLKRKKEEARKVEVMHHILTDNVLDIIISTNLSGEILYVSPSSEHILGYSSEELYRKNIFSFIHTDDAVRAFQDRKNVLNEHINGRGSYRIAKKNGEYIWVEILCKPVIDPDTHLVLEIVSVIRDITEQINTKELLLNSEKLSVAGQLAAGIAHEVRNPLTAIKGFLQLMENQLDNKTYFTIIQSEIDRIELILSELLVLAKPQDLKFEVENIITLMENVKTLINTQAIMNGVQIETIYDSDSFSIRCDRNQLKQVFINILKNSIDAMPKGGVITVGMKQHSEGKVKIIFKDTGCGMPQHILKRIGEPFFTTKESGTGLGIMISKQIVENHHGSVHFWSDKKGTIVELILPVES
- a CDS encoding MarR family transcriptional regulator; amino-acid sequence: MKLENSQKVNGDVVANIEKDLRYISGIIKQKGREMLGNYKITPPQFVALQWLFEDGDMTIGELSNKMYLACSTTTDLVDRMEKNLLVERVKDPSDRRVVRIHLLEEGKRIIDEVIKKRQVYLEEILIDFTSEEILLLQQSLKKLHQEMR
- the racE gene encoding glutamate racemase yields the protein MKQPIGVIDSGVGGLTVAKEVMRQLPNEKIIYLGDTARCPYGPRTTKEVKRFTWEMTRFLLEKNIKMLVIACNTATAAALEDIRKELSIPVVGVINPGARAAIKRTKNYRVGMIGTEVTVKSGAYEKALKSLNSRIFVKGHACPKFVPLVESGEYDGPIAEKIVNESLKPMLQQNLDTLILGCTHYPLLEPLIKKTMGTEVNVISSGDETAREISAILEYNGLLETCEEEPEHEFYTTGSRRIFSKIASQWLGFPINPVNKIKL